In a single window of the Cupriavidus basilensis genome:
- a CDS encoding CPBP family intramembrane glutamic endopeptidase — MNSNRPDQTRPITFQWALALTFVAWFVEVILTMLLRPALLRSGMQPMAAASLIRVACYGLVFSTLLHASGLSYRKLFHEGSASVAATLGLLGPPILLMVPLILLLDGLAMVGIEALFPFSADDARMITEMTSGGIGIWVLVCVIAPFVEEMFFRGILLRGMLRRYARADATVYSAFVFGVAHLNIYQFVIAFAIGLFAAALYCRTRSLWPGIVLHAGLNTGVMISGAVVPESTALEAPVAVWALAVPLGLAGAWMLRRLLWYARGAGAAEGQS, encoded by the coding sequence ATGAATTCCAACCGGCCAGACCAGACCCGACCGATTACCTTCCAATGGGCGCTCGCGCTCACTTTCGTGGCCTGGTTTGTCGAGGTGATTTTGACCATGTTGCTGCGCCCGGCCTTGCTGCGCAGCGGCATGCAGCCAATGGCCGCCGCCAGCCTGATTCGCGTGGCCTGCTATGGGCTGGTATTCAGCACCTTGCTGCATGCCAGCGGGTTGAGCTATCGCAAGCTGTTCCACGAAGGCAGCGCCAGCGTGGCGGCCACGCTTGGCCTGTTGGGCCCGCCGATCCTGCTGATGGTGCCGCTGATCCTGCTGCTGGACGGACTGGCCATGGTCGGCATAGAGGCGCTGTTCCCGTTTTCCGCCGACGATGCGCGCATGATCACGGAGATGACGAGCGGGGGCATCGGCATCTGGGTGCTGGTGTGCGTGATCGCGCCGTTCGTTGAGGAGATGTTCTTCCGCGGCATCCTGCTGCGCGGCATGCTCCGTCGGTACGCGCGAGCCGATGCCACCGTGTATTCGGCCTTCGTCTTCGGCGTGGCGCACCTGAACATCTACCAGTTCGTGATTGCGTTCGCCATCGGGCTGTTCGCGGCGGCGCTCTATTGCCGCACGCGTTCGCTCTGGCCTGGCATCGTCCTGCATGCGGGCCTGAACACCGGCGTCATGATCTCAGGCGCGGTGGTGCCGGAAAGCACGGCGCTGGAAGCGCCGGTCGCCGTGTGGGCGTTAGCCGTTCCATTGGGGCTGGCCGGCGCCTGGATGCTACGCCGGCTGCTCTGGTACGCGCGTGGCGCGGGTGCGGCCGAAGGCCAATCCTGA